In Cryptomeria japonica chromosome 10, Sugi_1.0, whole genome shotgun sequence, a genomic segment contains:
- the LOC131076124 gene encoding chaperone protein dnaJ 11, chloroplastic has translation MNSWAAMPLRSVPPLKLGGPGIDSPCGLTPPHSPTCAPLSSTPRRALRASASFNGSSAVLERRDREKKNHYALLGVPCDASLEDIRTAYRRLALQIHPDVVPLQQMECSTSIFCQINGAYDTLSDPHKRKAYDEALQIVVPTVYSVRPSMGFSSPVRSPRGRNWETDQCWCS, from the coding sequence ATGAACTCTTGGGCAGCCATGCCTCTGCGAAGTGTTCCCCCTCTGAAGCTCGGAGGTCCCGGGATCGACTCCCCTTGCGGCCTCACACCCCCCCACAGTCCCACCTGTGCCCCTCTGTCATCGACTCCTCGCAGGGCATTGAGAGCTTCGGCCAGTTTTAATGGCAGTAGTGCAGTACTAGAGAGGAGGGATAGGGAGAAGAAGAATCATTATGCCCTTTTGGGTGTCCCCTGTGATGCATCCTTAGAGGATATCAGAACTGCATACAGAAGACTGGCTCTGCAAATCCATCCTGATGTGGTGCCGCTGCAGCAGATGGAATGTTCTACCTCGATTTTCTGTCAGATTAATGGAGCCTATGATACTCTCTCTGATCCCCACAAGAGAAAAGCATATGATGAGGCTCTTCAAATTGTAGTGCCCACAGTGTACTCTGTTAGACCTTCAATGGGGTTTTCTTCCCCTGTTAGAAGTCCCAGGGGAAGAAATTGGGAAACAGATCAGTGCTGGTGCTCGTGA